The genome window TGGCAACCCGCAGTTGATCGACACCCAGCCGATTTTTGTGCGGACCGCGCAAGTCCGCACCTGGATTTCCTTGAAGTTGCCCGTCATCGACGTGCTCAACAAAGTGATCGGTCTGGTCACCGATGTGGTGGGCTTGCTGCTGGGCAGCTCACTCGATCCGGTGCCGGGCACGCAAATCGACATCGCCCTCGAAGCTGCCAGCGGGAGCAGTTACGTCACCGGCTACCGCTGCAACGGCCCCGCCGACAAATCATTGGCCGTGACAGGCAGCACGTCGGCGGTGAGATTGATGGTGGGCCAGATAGATCCGAAAAACCTGTTCTCCTCCACCGAAACCCTCAAAGTCGACGACTTTGCGCTGCTCGACCTCGGCGTCAAAAAATGCAGCCGGGGCGTGTGCGAGCCCAGGCAACCCTACGCAGTCGGCGGCCTCAGCCTGAGGGTCGACAGCAGCGTGGCCAAGACCACCCGCGACCATGTCTACGTGGCGCCTGCGGAGGTGAAGCAGCCGCCGAGCTATTACAGCTTCAGTTCCACTAACGTCATCGGCAGCCTGAGCAACACCCTCAACGGTATCCGGTTAACCAGCCACACACCGACGCTCGACGGGTTGCTAGGCTTAGTGCTCGGCCTGGTGGTCGGCATACTGACCGAGGTGCTGAACCTGCTCAGCGGTGTCATTTCAAGCGTGCTCAGCCCATTGCTCGACCCACTGGTCAACAGCCTGCTCGCCGGCCTGGGCATCGACCTGGCAAAAGTCGAAATAGGTGCCAACCTGTCCTGCAACCCCGGTGGCCGGGCGATGCTGGTGATTTGAACACATCAAGCCCGCTGATCATCATCCAACACGCTAACCTATTAAGCCGCCCCGACCTTGTCGCTGGGCGGCGGTGCGCATTAGATTAGCCAATAGTCCAAGGCCTTTAGAATAAGCAGAAGGGATAAGCATGGCGCTTAACGACCAATCGACCCAGATTCGCCCAGGCGAAGAACTTGATGCCAGCCTGATCGATCCCTACCTCAAGGCCCACATTCCGGGCTTGAGCGGCGCGGTTAACATCAGCCAGTTCCCCGGTGGCGCGTCGAACCTGACTTACCTGCTCGAATACCCAGGCCAGGAATTCGTGCTGCGGCGCCCGCCGTTTGGCCACAAGGCCAAGTCTGCCCATGACATGGGCCGCGAGTACCGCATTCTCAACCAGCTGAAAGACGGCTTTCCCTATTGCCCCAAAGCCTATGTGCATTGCACCGATGAGTCGGTGATCGGCGCCGAGTTCTATGTAATGGAACGGGTCAACGGGATTATTCTGCGCTCCGACCTGCCGCCTGAGCTGGGCCTGGATGCGGCCAGGACCGAAGCCCTGTGCAAAAGCTTTATCGACAAGTTCGTTGAACTGCACCAGGTCGATTACAGCGCCTGCGGCCTGGCCGACCTGGGCAAGCCTGAAGGCTACGTAGAGCGCCAGATTCGCGGCTGGAGCGACCGCTACGAAAAAGCCCTGACCCCCGATGCCCCAAGCTGGGAAGCGGTGCGTGCATGGCTCAACGACAAGATGCCGGCCGACCACCCCACCTCCAGCATCGTGCACAACGACTACCGCTTCGACAATGTGATCCTCGACCCCGACAACCCGATGCAAATCATCGGCGTGCTCGACTGGGAACTGACCACGTTGGGCGACCCGCTGATGGATTTGGGCAACACCCTCGCCTACTGGATCGAAGCCGCTGACCCGGCGCCCGTGCAACTGATGCGCCGCCAGCCGAGCAACGCACCCGGCATGCTCACGCGCCGTCAGTTCGTCGATTACTACGCCGAGCGCGCCGGCATCCGGATCGACAATTTCGATTTCTACTACACCTACGGCCTGTTCCGTCTGGCCGGTATCGTGCAGCAGATCTATTACCGTTTTTTCCACGGCCAAACCCAGGACAAACGCTTTGCGCAGTTCATTCATATGAACAAGCTGCTGGAGCAAATGAGCCTGAATGTCATCGACAAATCCGCCCTCTGAAGGAAACCTTATGTCCAAGACTCACCTGTTCGACCTCGACGGCAAGATTGCGTTTGTTTCCGGCGCCAGCCGCGGTATCGGTGAAGCCATCGCCAAGCTCCTCGCCCAGCAAGGCGCCCATGTCATCGTCTCCAGCCGCAAACTGGAAGGCTGCCAGCACGTGGCCGATGCGATCATCGCCGCAGGCGGCAAGGCCACGGCCGTGGCCTGCCATATCGGCGAAATGGAACAGATCACCGAGGTGTTCGCCGGTATCCGCGAACAGTTCGGGCGCCTGGATATCCTGGTCAACAATGCTGCGACCAACCCGCAGTTCTGCAACGTGCTCGACACCGACCTCGGCGCGTTCCAGAAGACGGTTGACGTCAACATTCGCGGCTACTTCTTCATGTCTGTGGAAGCCGGCAAGCTGATGCGCGCTAACGGCGGCGGCAGCATCATCAACGTGGCGTCGATCAATGGTATTTCCCCAGGCGTATTCCAGGGTATCTACTCGGTGACCAAGGCCGCGGTGATCAACATGACCAAGGTGTTCGCCAAGGAATGCGCCGAATTCGGCATCCGTTGCAACGCCCTGCTGCCCGGCCTGACCGACACCAAGTTCGCCTCGGCGCTGGTGAAGAACGACGCGATCCTGAAAATGGCCCTGGCGCAGATCCCGCTCAAGCGCGTGGCGGACCCGAGCGAAATGGCCGGCGCAGTGCTGTTCCTGGCCAGCGATGCCTCCAGCTACACCACCGGCGTATCACTGAATGTGGACGGTGGTTTCCTGTCCTGACCGCCCGGAACCACCCAACTCCCCAGGAGGGCTGGCACGCCCGCGACAGCGGCGTGCCAGCCATTGGATTGACCGGCACAGCGCGATCATGCACGAGCTTGAAGCCGGTTGATTCAGGGGCGTGTGAACTGCTGGCGTAGCGCTTCGATGCGAGGTCGGCAGGCACACCCTTCCAAGTGGTCATTGACCATGCCCATGGCCTGCATCAGCGCATACATCGTGGTCGGGCCGACAAAGGTCCAGCCGCGCTTCTTCAAGGCTTTCGACAAACGCACCGACGCCGGTGATGTCGGGTTGCCTGTCCAGTACGCCATGTCCACCACCGGTGGGCGCTCCTCATCAGCCGGTTCAAATGCCCACAGCCAGCGCGCCAGCGAGCCGGTTTCCTCCACCAGTTCACACGCTCTGCGCGCATTGTTGATGGTCGAGACGATCTTCGCGCGGTTGCGCACAATGCCCGGGTCATTCAGCAGCCGCACGATGTCGGCCTCGGTGTATTGCGCCACACGGCGAAAGTCAAAGCCGTCAAACGCGGCGCGGAACTGCGCGCGCTTGCGCAAAATGGTGATCCAGGCCATGCCCGCCTGAAAACCTTCCAGGCAAATCTTCTCGTACAGCTGGGTATCGTCGGCGACAGGCACGCCCCATTCATCATCGTGGTAACGCGGGTACTCCGGCGCCGCTGTGCGCCAGGTGCAGTGGGTCAGCCCCGTGGCATCCGTGGTCAGTCCTGGTTTGTCCATCCATCACCTCGCGTAACAAGCGGTGGATGATAAGCGAAAATTTTTCCGACCCGCCAACCGCTCAAGCATCGCCATCACCGACCAACTGGTCAGACCGGGACCGGTCAAGCCGCGAATATTTACTTGTGATTTCAAAAAAACCGGGCGTAGACTGGCCGCGCACTGGACTTACCGGTAAGACCACAACAATTAAGCCCTGGAACCACCAGGGCACCGAATAGAGATCCCTCCCATGCTCAGATGGTGCTCGCGTTCGATTTTCCTGCAAGTCGTGATTGGCCTGATGCTCGGCATCGTCTGCGGCCTCGCCCTCCCCGAATTCTCCTCACAACTCAAACCCCTGGGTGACGGCTTTATCAAGCTGATCAAGATGCTGATTGGCCTGATCGTGTTTTGCGTGGTGGTCAGTGGTATTTCCGGGGCCGGTGACTTGAAGAAAGTCGGGCGCATCGGCCTCAAGTCAGTGATCTATTTTGAAGTACTGACCACCGTCGCCCTGGTGATCGGCCTGATCATGGCCTTCAGCACCGGCATCGGCACCGGCGCCAATATCCACCTGGAGCAGTTGTCCTCGGCCGGCCTGAATGAACTGGCCGACAAGGGCCAACATATCCGCGGCACCAGCCAGTTCCTGATGGAGCTGATTCCCAACTCGGTGATCGGCGCCTTCGCCGACAACAATGTGCTGCAAGTGCTGCTGTTCTCGGTGCTGTTCGGCAGCGCGCTGAACCTGGTGGGTGAAGCCGCTTCCGGGATCTCGCGGCTGATCAACGAGCTGAGCCACGTCATCTTCCGCATCATGGGCATGATCGTACGCCTGGCGCCCATCGGCGTGTTCGGTGCCATCGCCTTCACCACCAGCACTTATGGCCTGGATTCGCTGCAACACCTGGGCAGCCTGGTGGGTTTGTTCTACCTGACCTGCTTTGCCTTTGTCGGGCTGGTGCTGGGCCTGGTGATGCGCCTGTCCGGCCTGCGCATGCTGCCGCTGCTCAAGTACCTGCGCGAAGAGCTGCTGATCGTGATGGGCACCGCGTCGTCCGACGCCGTGCTGCCGCAGATCATGCGCAAGCTTGAACACCTGGGCATCGGCAGCTCGACGGTCGGCCTGGTGATTCCCACCGGCTACTCGTTCAACCTCGACGGCTTCTCGATCTACCTGACCCTGGCCATCGTGTTTATCGCCAATGCCACCGGCACGCCGTTGTCGATGACCGACCTGCTGACCATTTTGCTGGTGTCACTGATCACCTCCAAAGGCGCCCATGGGATTCCAGGCTCGGCGCTGGTGATTCTGGCGGCGACCCTCACGGCCATTCCGGCGATTCCGGTGGTGGGCCTGGTGCTGGTGCTGGCGGTGGACTGGTTCATGGGTATCGGCCGCGCGCTGACCAACCTGATCGGCAACTGTGTCGCCACCGTGGCCATTGCACGCTGGGAAAAAGACATCGATATCCAGCGCGCCAACAAGGTGCTGCACGGCGAGCAAGGCTATGCCTTTCAGACCAAGAAGCCGGTGTTGCCGGCGCATCAGGAGTTCTGACCCATTCCATGTGAGAGACCGATCAACTGGGGGAGCGGGCTTGCTCGCGAATACGGAGTGTCAGTCAGCCTATTATTTAGCTGACACAACGCCGTCGCGAGCAAGCCCGCTCCCACAGTTTGATCGTCGCCAGTTTGGCCACCGTATTTGCACTATCAAGGAGACGTAGACGTGATCAGCACCTCAACCGTCGTCAACTCAGTCGTCGAAAAGCTGCGCGCCGCCCTGGCGCGGGGCCAGTGGCGGCGTGGCGAAATGCTGCCCGGCCAGCGCGAACTGGCCGAGCAGATGGGCATCAGCCGCCCGAGCCTGCGTGAAGCCGTGATCGTCCTGGAAACCCTCGGCCTGGTGCGTTCGATGCCGGGCAAGGGCGTGGTAGTGCTGGAAACCAGCCTCAGCGAACCGCAATCGAGCGACGCCGTGGCGGACGCCAGCCTCGAAGACATTCTGCAACTGCGCTACACCCTCGAGCCCTTCATCGTCGGCCTGGTCGCCCAGTCCATCAGCAGCAAGGAAGTCGGCCAACTGCGCCTGACGCTCATGGACATGCGCGAAGCCCTGGATGCAGGCGATGCCGAAGCGGGCATGAACGCCTACATCGGCTTCCACGAAGAACTGTTCGCCCTCACCTCCAACCCGATCTTCCAGAACGTGGTGCAACAGACCAGCAACGCCCTCAAGCAGAGCGCCCAGGTGTTGCGTAACTCACCCGAACACCTGGCCGAACGTCTGCAGGAAAACGAGGCCGTGGTGCGCGCGATCCGCAACAAGAACAGCGCCCTGGCGAGTGCCGAAATGCGTCGGCACATCCTCCAGGAAGGCCTGCGCATGGGCATTCGCTTGAACATCCCGGACGACCATCTGGGCAGCTGACTTTTTTGGAGACAGGCCATGACCGCTCACGCGCTGCACCGCAAATCAGTCTTCACCGCCCTGCCCGCGATGCGCCTGGTAGCCGGTAAAAAGCCGTCGGTGGAAGACATCTACCCGCGCCTGTTCGACGCCATTCTGGAGCAACGCATCGCCCCCGCCAGCCGTTTTACCGAAGAAAGCCTCGGCGAAACGTTTGGTGTCAGCCGCAGTGTGATTCGCCGGGTACTGGCAAAGCTGTCGCACCAGCAAGTCATCATTCTGCGCCCCAACCAGCGCGCCCAAGTGGCCGCGCCGGACGCCCTGCAAACCCAACAGATTCTGGAAGCGCGGCGCCTGACGGAAATCACCGTGGTGCAACTGGCGTGTGCGCACGCCACACCGACGCAGGTTCGCCACTTGCGTGAGCTGATCGCTCGCGAACGTGAGTGCATCGATCGCGATCAACGCGGGCCGGCGATTCGCCTGTCCGGGGAGTTCCACCTGCAATTGGCCGCGATGGCGCGCAATGCGCCCCTGGCGCAGTTTCTCAACAGCCTGGTGCCGCTAACCTCGCTGATCATTGCCCAATATGAGGCGCACGCCTGCACTTACTGTGCGTGGCAGGAGCACGCAGCCATTGTCGACGCGGTCGAGCAACAGGATGCGCACAGCGCAGTCAGCCTGATGACGCGGCATCTGGATCACCTGGAAACCAAGCTACTGAACCGCGATACGTTTGCGAAAAAGCCGACATAATCGGTTATGGCTGAGCGGCAGAATGCATTCATCCCTTAGCTAACGCCTTACACACGGATGAATACTGCCATGCGAGCCTTCACCTCTACCTTGTTCGCTGCCCTTTTCGCGCTACCTCTTCATGCCGACGCACAGGCAGGCGACGCGTCAGGTTTTGGCGCGGCGATCATCACCCCAGCGCGCCCAGTGTGGTTGCTCGAGCAACCCTACGCAGACAGCCCGAAGCTCACCGCACGCACCGTCGGGGTCAGCGCCTACGGCGGCTTTCACGTCAAGGCCAGCCTGGAGATCAGCTGTTACCCGCAGAACCCGCTGGCCAGCCTTGCGCTGCAGATCGCCCCGCAGTCACTCGGTTTCGACAGCGATCCGTTTGAGGGTAAAGACGCCAGCGCAAACGGTCCGTTGCGTGTTACCACCGGCACACGCGCAAGCATCGAACTCCCGGTAAATGGGGTTTGGACTGACGGCGGGGCTTTCCAGATCGGTACACTCTTTGTGCTCAGCGCCGCTGTTCCGCCCGCTGAATTAGCCTACTGGCTCAGCGATGCTTCACAGGGCCAAACACTGACCCTGTCGCTGGCACCTGCCACAGCAGGTGCAGCGCCGTTGACCGCAACGTTCGTACTCCCAGAAAACAACACCGGGTTGAACAAAATCCTCCGAGCTTGCCGGGGTGTCGCCAGCGCGACGCCGCGCTAGTTTTTGCGCGCAAACCACTGTGGGAGCTGGCTTGCCTGCTCCCACAATTAATCCAGGTGTTGGGTAAATCGGCCGCCAACAAAAAGCCCCCGTATCTCACGATACGGGGGCTTTGGTTTTACCGCGGGATCAAGCCGGCGCGAGCACCGACTGGCCGCTCAATGCCAGGTCCAACAACTCACGGTTAGCCACCGCGTACATGGCGTAGTCCGTGCCAACCGCTGCACGAATTTCCACCATCATTGCACGCCAGCGATCGGCCATGTCCTGGTGCTGCTCAAGCCACAGGGCCACGCGGGCTTCCATGTCTTGTGGCGCATCGGCCATTTGCAGGACCGCGATGGTGATCGCCCGTTGCTGCCAGTCCACATCGTCGCGGAACGCTTCGCGTGCCTGGGCCTGCCAGTTGTTGGCCACCGGCAGATCGCTGATCTGCTGCAGGTACCACGGCAAGTCCAGGGCACTGCCCACGGCGAAGTAGGCCTTGGCCACTTCAGCGGCGTCATGCCCGGTGACGTCGGCGGCTTCGATGATCGGCAGCAAGGTGTACAGGTGAGTCGTGCCTGCAACCATGCGCGCCAACAACTCCGGCACGCCGGCTTCGGTGTAGGCCTGGTAGCGGTTCTGCCAGCCTTCGCGGGTCGGGCCTTCCAGCAGTTCGTCGAGCTTGAGGCCCAGCGCGGCCAGGTGTGGACCGAAATGCGCGGTGTCACGGCCAGCGTCCTGCTCGTTGCGACGGCTGCGCAGGAACCAGCGCGTAGCACGGCGGCCCAGGCGCATCAGCTCGTCCATCAGCTCCAATTGCACGTCGGCGGAGACCTGGTGGTCCAGGGCTTCGATCTGACGGAACCAGTGCGGGAGATGGAAGATGTCACGCACAATCACATACGCGCCCGCTACGTTCGCCGGGCTCATGCCGGTCGACTCTTTGAGTCGTTGAACGAAAGTGATGCCCATGTGGTTCACCAGGTCGTTGGCGATCTGGGTGCTGACGATCTCACGCTTGAGGCGGTGGCGACGCATGGCCTCACCGAACTTGGCGACCAGGCTCGGTGGGAACGCGGTTTCCATGTCACGGGTCAGGTAGTCGTCATCCGGCACCAGCGACTTGAGCAGTGCTTCCTTGAGGTCGATCTTGCTGTAGGAGATCAACACCGACAGCTCCGGACGGGTCAGGCCCTTGCCGGTCGCGGCGCGCTCGGAGAGCTGCTCCTCGGTCGGCAGGTACTCGATGGCGCGGTCCAGCTTGCCACGGCCTTCCAGGTCGCTCATCAGGCGCTTGTACTCAGCGGCGCGCTCGTAGGCTTTACGGGCGGCCAGCGACAATGCCTGGGTTTGCTTGTAGTTGTTGCCCAACACCAGGTTGCCGACTTCGTCGGTCATGCTCGCCAGCAGCTGGTTGCGCTGCTTGTCGGTCATGTCACCGGCCTGCACCACTTCGTTGAGCAGGATCTTGATGTTCACTTCGTGGTCGGAGCAGTCCACGCCACCGGCGTTGTCGATGAAGTCGGTGTTGGAACCGCCGCCATTGAGGCCGAATTCCACACGGCCCAGCTGCGTCATGCCGAGGTTACCGCCCTCGCCCACGACCTTGCAGCGCAGCTCGTTGCCGTTGACGCGCAGCGCGTCGTTGGCCTTGTCGCCCACGTCGGCATGGCTTTCGGTGCTGGCCTTGACGTAAGTACCGATGCCGCCGTTCCACAACAGGTCCACTGGCGCCTTGAGCAAGGCATTCAGCAGTTCGGTCGGGGTCAGCTTGTCGGCCTGGATGTCGAAGCGTTCTTTCATCTGTGGCGAGATGGCAATGCTCTTCGCGCTGCGCGAGAAGATACCGCCGCCTTCGGACATGATGCTGGTGTCGTAGTCGGTCCACGCCGAACGCGGCAGCTCGAACATGCGCTGACGCTCGACGAAGCTGGTCGCCGGGTTCGGGTTCGGGTCGATGAAGATGTGCAAGTGGTTGAAGGCCGCGACCAGTTGCAGCTTGTCGGACATCAACAGGCCGTTACCGAACACGTCACCGGCCATATCGCCGACGCCCACCACCGTGATGCTGTCTTCCTGCACGTTGATGCCGCGCTCACGGAAGTGACGCTGCACACCGACCCACGCGCCCTTGGCGGTGATGCCCATTTTTTTGTGGTCGTAACCGGCAGAACCACCGGACGCGAACGCATCGCCCAGCCAGAAGCCGTAGTCGATGGCGATACCGTTGGCGATGTCGGAGAAGGTCGCAGTGCCCTTGTCCGCAGCCACAACCAGGTACGGGTCATCGTCGTCATGCCGCACCACGTTGACCGGCGGCATCAGGGCGCCGTCTTTCAGGTTGTCGGTGATGTCCAACAGGCCGGAAATGAAGATGCGGTAGCAGGCGATGCCCTCGGCCGCGATCTCGTCCCGGCTGCCGCCCAATGGCAGGCGTCGTGGCAGGAAGCCGCCCTTGGCGCCCACCGGCACGATCACTGAGTTCTTCACTTGCTGGGCTTTTACCAGGCCGAGCACTTCGGTGCGGTAATCCTCTTCACGGTCGGACCAGCGCAGGCCGCCGCGCGCGACGTTACCAAAGCGCAGGTGCACGCCTTCGACACGCGGCGAGTACACGAAGATTTCAAACTTCGGCACCGGCTTGGGCAGCTCGGGAATGGCGCGCGGGTCGAACTTGAAGCTGAAGTACGACTTGTTCTGGCCGTTGGCGTCAGTCTGGTAGAAGTTGGTACGCAGCGTGGCCTTGATCAGGTCCAGGTAGCGACGCAGGATGCGGTCTTCGTTGAGCACCTGAACGTCGTCCAGGGCGGTGAGGATCGCTTGTTCCAGACGTTGCTGCTTGTCTTCCAGGTCATCGGCGGTGAGCTTGCGCGCCAGGTAGAAGCGGGTCTTGAACAACCGGGTCAACTCGCGGGCGATGTCGGTGTGGTTGTTCAGGGTGCTGGCGATGTAACCCAGGTCGAAGCCCAGGCGGATCTGCTTGAGGTAACGCGCGTAAGCACGCAGCAAAGCCACGTCGCGCCACGGCAGGCCGGCGGTCAGCACCAGGCGGTTGAACGCATCGTTTTCGGCATCGCCGTGAACGATGTGCACGAACGCGTCCTGCAGGGTGTCGTTGAGCTGCTGGATATCCAGGTTCACGCCTTCGGCGGCGATGAACGCAAAGTCATGGATCCAGAACTCGCGGCCATTGGCATGGCGCAGGCGGTACGGGAACTCACCCAGCACGCGCAGGCCGAGGTTTTCCAGGATCGGCAAGACGTCCGACAACGCCAGCGGCGTATCGGCGTGGTAGAGCTTGCAATGCAGCTCGCGTTGGCCGGAGACCTGACCCAGCGGTTGGTAGAAGCTCATCACCAGCGGGTTGGCTTCGGTCAGGCTGTTCAGGTGCTGCATATCGACCACTGCCGAATGCGCAGCAAAACGCTCGCGGTAACCGGCGGGGAAGCCTTTCGGGAAATCCGCCAGCACGTTGGTGCCTTGGGCTTCGCCGAAGCTTTCCACGACCAGGCTGGAGTAGTCGTCCTGCCAGCTGCGGCAGGCCTGCACCACTTCTTTTTCGAGTTGCAGCGGGTCAATGGCGATGCGGTTCTTCGGGTCAACCCGCAGAATCAGTTGCACACGGGCCAGCACGGATTCGGAGAAGAAGGTCCAGAACTCGCAGTCCGAGGCTTTCAGGCGATCCATCAGCACTTGCTGGATCTTCTGGCGCACTTCGGTGGAATAAATGTCACGTGGCACGTAGGCCAGGCAGTAGCAGAAACGACCGTAGGGGTCTTTGCGCAGGAACACGCGGATCTTGTTGCGTTCCTGGATCTGCACGATCGACATCACGGTGCTGAACAGCTCGTCGACCGGGGTCTGGAACAGGTCATCGCGCGGCAGCACTTCAACGACTTGCGCCAGTTCCTTGCCCAGGTGAGCCTTGGCCTGGAAGCCCGAACGGCGTTCGATTTCCGCAACCTTGCGGCGGATATAAGGAATCACCCGCACGCTTTCGCCGTACACCGAAGAGGTGTAGAGGCCCATGAAGCGGTGTTCCTTGATGACTTTGCCGTCGGCGCTGATCTCGCGGATCGACACATAGTCCGGATAAGCCGGGCGATGCACGCGGCTTGGGTGCGCGGCCTTGGCGAACGACAGCACAACCGGCTCGTTCAGGTAGGCCACGGCGTAGTCTTCGATACGCAGGTCTTCGGCGGTGAGGCCGGCACGCAGCAGCTTGGTCAGACCGAGGAAGGAATTGGCGTCATATTCGATATGACCGCCCTCCGCCCCGTCACGTACCACGAACTCTTCATAGCCGAGG of Pseudomonas fluorescens contains these proteins:
- a CDS encoding phosphotransferase family protein, which codes for MALNDQSTQIRPGEELDASLIDPYLKAHIPGLSGAVNISQFPGGASNLTYLLEYPGQEFVLRRPPFGHKAKSAHDMGREYRILNQLKDGFPYCPKAYVHCTDESVIGAEFYVMERVNGIILRSDLPPELGLDAARTEALCKSFIDKFVELHQVDYSACGLADLGKPEGYVERQIRGWSDRYEKALTPDAPSWEAVRAWLNDKMPADHPTSSIVHNDYRFDNVILDPDNPMQIIGVLDWELTTLGDPLMDLGNTLAYWIEAADPAPVQLMRRQPSNAPGMLTRRQFVDYYAERAGIRIDNFDFYYTYGLFRLAGIVQQIYYRFFHGQTQDKRFAQFIHMNKLLEQMSLNVIDKSAL
- a CDS encoding SDR family oxidoreductase — protein: MSKTHLFDLDGKIAFVSGASRGIGEAIAKLLAQQGAHVIVSSRKLEGCQHVADAIIAAGGKATAVACHIGEMEQITEVFAGIREQFGRLDILVNNAATNPQFCNVLDTDLGAFQKTVDVNIRGYFFMSVEAGKLMRANGGGSIINVASINGISPGVFQGIYSVTKAAVINMTKVFAKECAEFGIRCNALLPGLTDTKFASALVKNDAILKMALAQIPLKRVADPSEMAGAVLFLASDASSYTTGVSLNVDGGFLS
- a CDS encoding DNA-3-methyladenine glycosylase I — encoded protein: MDKPGLTTDATGLTHCTWRTAAPEYPRYHDDEWGVPVADDTQLYEKICLEGFQAGMAWITILRKRAQFRAAFDGFDFRRVAQYTEADIVRLLNDPGIVRNRAKIVSTINNARRACELVEETGSLARWLWAFEPADEERPPVVDMAYWTGNPTSPASVRLSKALKKRGWTFVGPTTMYALMQAMGMVNDHLEGCACRPRIEALRQQFTRP
- a CDS encoding C4-dicarboxylate transporter DctA, which translates into the protein MEIPPMLRWCSRSIFLQVVIGLMLGIVCGLALPEFSSQLKPLGDGFIKLIKMLIGLIVFCVVVSGISGAGDLKKVGRIGLKSVIYFEVLTTVALVIGLIMAFSTGIGTGANIHLEQLSSAGLNELADKGQHIRGTSQFLMELIPNSVIGAFADNNVLQVLLFSVLFGSALNLVGEAASGISRLINELSHVIFRIMGMIVRLAPIGVFGAIAFTTSTYGLDSLQHLGSLVGLFYLTCFAFVGLVLGLVMRLSGLRMLPLLKYLREELLIVMGTASSDAVLPQIMRKLEHLGIGSSTVGLVIPTGYSFNLDGFSIYLTLAIVFIANATGTPLSMTDLLTILLVSLITSKGAHGIPGSALVILAATLTAIPAIPVVGLVLVLAVDWFMGIGRALTNLIGNCVATVAIARWEKDIDIQRANKVLHGEQGYAFQTKKPVLPAHQEF
- a CDS encoding FadR/GntR family transcriptional regulator; this encodes MISTSTVVNSVVEKLRAALARGQWRRGEMLPGQRELAEQMGISRPSLREAVIVLETLGLVRSMPGKGVVVLETSLSEPQSSDAVADASLEDILQLRYTLEPFIVGLVAQSISSKEVGQLRLTLMDMREALDAGDAEAGMNAYIGFHEELFALTSNPIFQNVVQQTSNALKQSAQVLRNSPEHLAERLQENEAVVRAIRNKNSALASAEMRRHILQEGLRMGIRLNIPDDHLGS
- a CDS encoding GntR family transcriptional regulator; translated protein: MTAHALHRKSVFTALPAMRLVAGKKPSVEDIYPRLFDAILEQRIAPASRFTEESLGETFGVSRSVIRRVLAKLSHQQVIILRPNQRAQVAAPDALQTQQILEARRLTEITVVQLACAHATPTQVRHLRELIARERECIDRDQRGPAIRLSGEFHLQLAAMARNAPLAQFLNSLVPLTSLIIAQYEAHACTYCAWQEHAAIVDAVEQQDAHSAVSLMTRHLDHLETKLLNRDTFAKKPT
- a CDS encoding NAD-glutamate dehydrogenase, which gives rise to MAFFTAASKADFQHQLQAALAQHISEQALPQVALFAEQFFGIISLDELTQRRLSDLAGCTLSAWRLLERFDHTQPQVRVYNPDYERHGWQSTHTAVEVLHHDLPFLVDSVRTELNRRGYSIHTLQTTVLSVRRGNKGELLEILPKGTQGEGILQESLMYLEIDRCANAAELNVLSKELEQVLGEVRVAVADFEPMKAKVQDLLAGIDASQFSIDGEEKAEIKSFLEWLVGNHFTFLGYEEFVVRDGAEGGHIEYDANSFLGLTKLLRAGLTAEDLRIEDYAVAYLNEPVVLSFAKAAHPSRVHRPAYPDYVSIREISADGKVIKEHRFMGLYTSSVYGESVRVIPYIRRKVAEIERRSGFQAKAHLGKELAQVVEVLPRDDLFQTPVDELFSTVMSIVQIQERNKIRVFLRKDPYGRFCYCLAYVPRDIYSTEVRQKIQQVLMDRLKASDCEFWTFFSESVLARVQLILRVDPKNRIAIDPLQLEKEVVQACRSWQDDYSSLVVESFGEAQGTNVLADFPKGFPAGYRERFAAHSAVVDMQHLNSLTEANPLVMSFYQPLGQVSGQRELHCKLYHADTPLALSDVLPILENLGLRVLGEFPYRLRHANGREFWIHDFAFIAAEGVNLDIQQLNDTLQDAFVHIVHGDAENDAFNRLVLTAGLPWRDVALLRAYARYLKQIRLGFDLGYIASTLNNHTDIARELTRLFKTRFYLARKLTADDLEDKQQRLEQAILTALDDVQVLNEDRILRRYLDLIKATLRTNFYQTDANGQNKSYFSFKFDPRAIPELPKPVPKFEIFVYSPRVEGVHLRFGNVARGGLRWSDREEDYRTEVLGLVKAQQVKNSVIVPVGAKGGFLPRRLPLGGSRDEIAAEGIACYRIFISGLLDITDNLKDGALMPPVNVVRHDDDDPYLVVAADKGTATFSDIANGIAIDYGFWLGDAFASGGSAGYDHKKMGITAKGAWVGVQRHFRERGINVQEDSITVVGVGDMAGDVFGNGLLMSDKLQLVAAFNHLHIFIDPNPNPATSFVERQRMFELPRSAWTDYDTSIMSEGGGIFSRSAKSIAISPQMKERFDIQADKLTPTELLNALLKAPVDLLWNGGIGTYVKASTESHADVGDKANDALRVNGNELRCKVVGEGGNLGMTQLGRVEFGLNGGGSNTDFIDNAGGVDCSDHEVNIKILLNEVVQAGDMTDKQRNQLLASMTDEVGNLVLGNNYKQTQALSLAARKAYERAAEYKRLMSDLEGRGKLDRAIEYLPTEEQLSERAATGKGLTRPELSVLISYSKIDLKEALLKSLVPDDDYLTRDMETAFPPSLVAKFGEAMRRHRLKREIVSTQIANDLVNHMGITFVQRLKESTGMSPANVAGAYVIVRDIFHLPHWFRQIEALDHQVSADVQLELMDELMRLGRRATRWFLRSRRNEQDAGRDTAHFGPHLAALGLKLDELLEGPTREGWQNRYQAYTEAGVPELLARMVAGTTHLYTLLPIIEAADVTGHDAAEVAKAYFAVGSALDLPWYLQQISDLPVANNWQAQAREAFRDDVDWQQRAITIAVLQMADAPQDMEARVALWLEQHQDMADRWRAMMVEIRAAVGTDYAMYAVANRELLDLALSGQSVLAPA